A single window of Streptomyces sp. NBC_00464 DNA harbors:
- the trpS gene encoding tryptophan--tRNA ligase has protein sequence MTTTYPAPAATLDERIQADPAAFRVLSGDRPTGALHLGHYFGTLHNRVRLQDLGVETFIIIPDYQVLTDRDVAERLAATMEGLLLDYLAVGIDPERSVIFNHSAVPALNQLLLPFLSLVSVAELGRNPTVKDEIAHSRQAAVSGLMFTYPVHQAADILFCKGNLVPVGQDQVPHLEVTRTVARRFNERYGPLFPEPEALLSDAPLLLGTDGTKMSKSRANSVALSADEDTTARLIKGAKTDTERHITYDPEGRPGVSGLVLLAALCLDRDPHDVAEEIGGGGAAALKRTVTDAVNARMAPMRARRAEFVRDMGYVRSVLRAGNERANAIADATLTEVREAMGGLV, from the coding sequence ATGACCACGACCTACCCCGCCCCCGCCGCCACACTCGACGAGCGGATCCAGGCGGACCCCGCCGCCTTCCGGGTCCTGTCCGGTGACCGGCCCACCGGGGCGCTGCACCTCGGGCACTACTTCGGCACGCTCCACAACCGGGTGCGGCTCCAGGACCTCGGGGTGGAGACGTTCATCATCATTCCCGATTACCAGGTGCTGACCGACCGGGACGTCGCCGAGCGGCTCGCCGCGACCATGGAGGGGCTGCTGCTGGACTATCTGGCCGTCGGCATCGACCCGGAACGTTCGGTGATCTTCAACCACAGCGCCGTACCCGCGCTCAACCAGCTGCTGCTGCCCTTCCTCAGCCTGGTCTCCGTCGCCGAACTGGGCCGCAACCCCACGGTCAAGGACGAGATCGCGCACTCCCGGCAGGCGGCCGTCAGCGGCCTGATGTTCACCTACCCGGTCCACCAGGCGGCCGACATCCTGTTCTGCAAGGGCAATCTGGTGCCGGTCGGCCAGGACCAGGTGCCTCATCTCGAAGTGACCCGGACCGTCGCCCGGCGGTTCAACGAGCGCTACGGGCCGCTCTTCCCGGAACCCGAGGCGCTGCTCTCCGATGCGCCCCTGCTGCTCGGCACCGACGGCACCAAGATGAGCAAGAGCCGCGCCAACTCCGTTGCGCTGAGCGCCGACGAGGACACGACCGCCCGGCTGATCAAGGGGGCGAAGACGGACACCGAGCGGCACATCACGTACGACCCCGAGGGGCGGCCCGGGGTGTCCGGTCTGGTGCTGCTTGCCGCGCTCTGCCTCGACCGCGACCCGCATGATGTGGCCGAGGAGATCGGGGGCGGGGGCGCGGCCGCGCTGAAGCGGACCGTGACCGACGCGGTCAACGCGCGGATGGCGCCGATGCGGGCCCGACGGGCGGAATTCGTACGGGACATGGGGTACGTGCGGTCCGTGCTGCGGGCCGGCAACGAACGCGCGAACGCCATCGCCGACGCGACGCTGACGGAGGTCCGGGAGGCGATGGGGGGTCTGGTCTAG